A segment of the Rhodoflexus caldus genome:
CGACCACGTCAAACCCCTTTTGATTGAGGTAAATGGCATGTCGTCCTTTGCCGCAGCCAAGGTCTAAAATTTTATCGTCGGGACTGATTTCCAAAAAGATAGCAAGGTTGTCAATCAGTAATTTAGCTTCGCTGTCATCGCGATTTTTGTAAAGAATATGATAATAGGGCGAATTAAACCATTGGCTGAACCATTCGCCCGAACTTGCTGGATTCATTACGGTTTTGTTCGGATTATTGTTAGATAAATCCATCGGCAAAGTTACGCCGCATTCATCAGACAGGTGCATAAATTATTTAAAAGGCTTTTGTTACATAGCAATCAGATTTGCGCTTTGCCGCCTAAATTTGCCTGTGGCAACTTAAAATCCCACATCAAACGCATATGCGGATTTCTGCAATTGTAGCTGTTGCCGACAATGGCGTAATAGGGCAGGATGGACGCTTGCCTTGGCATTTACCGGCCGACCTCCAATATTTTAAACGATTAACAATGGGGCATCATATACTCATGGGGCGGAAAACTTTTGAGTCTATCGGCAAACCTTTGCCCGGGCGAAAATCGCTGGTTATTTCGCGTAATGTCAATTTGGAGTTGCCCGGTGCAGCAGTCTTTACCAATATTCCCGATGCTATTTGTGAAGCGCAAAAAAACGGCGAAGATGAGCTTTTTGTTATTGGCGGGGCTGAAATTTTTGCCGCTGCCATGCCCTATTTGCACCGTTTGTACCTTACGCACGTGCACACAGAGGCCACAGGCGATGTTTACATGCCCCCCATAGGCGATGATTGGGTAGAAATTCAAAGAGAATCGCATCGGGCCGATGAAAAAAACACTTATCCTTATACCTTTGTTACATTAGTACGCAATTTCAGCTGATATGGAAAACGGAACTTTGCAAATACCTGTGATGGCAGAACTGGCTGCACAGGGTAAAACTCCCGAAGTATTATTCTGGGTAGGTTGTGCCGGCTCTTTTGATGACCGCTACAAGCGGGTTACATCGGCAATGGTCAAAATTCTGAACAAGGTAAACGTTAGTTTTGCAGTATTGGGCACCGAAGAGTCCTGTACGGGCGACCCTGCCAAACGCGCCGGTAACGAGTTTCTTTTCCAGATGCAGGCTTTGAGCAATATTCAGGTGTTGAACGGATACGGCATCAAAAAAGTCGTAACTGCCTGTCCGCACTGCTTCAATACGATTAAAAACGAGTATCCTTCGTTAGGGGGTAACTACGAAGTGCTGCACCACTCCGAATTTTTGCAACAACTGATTAATCAGGGGAAAATTCGCATGAAAGAAGGCGGCAGTTTCAAAGGAAAAAAAATCACTTATCACGACTCTTGTTATTTGGGGCGTGCCAATGACATCTACGAAGCGCCGCGTCAGGTTTTGGAAGCACTTGATGCCGAACTTGTAGAAATGAGACGCTGCCGCAGCAAAGGGCTTTGCTGTGGTGCCGGTGGCGCACAAATGTTCAAAGAAGCCGAACACGGCAAAAAGGAGATTAATATTGAACGGGTAGAGGAAGCGTTGAATACCGGTGCGGAAGTGATAGCGGCAGCCTGTCCGTTCTGCATGACGATGATGAGTGATGGGGTAAAAAACAAAAATCGCGAAGGAGAAGTCAAAGTCCTCGACCTTGCCGAGCTGATTGAAGCCGGTTTGTAATCACTGCCTTTGGGTATGGATAAACGCAAATGGTTTGGCGAAAAATTTTGGTGTAAATTGCTGAAAATCAAATACAAAAACCTGACGATTTTATAATAATCGTCAGGTTTTTGTGTGAATTTTCGCTCAACTGCTTACATTTTTCTGACAGAACCCGAGCCCGACACATTGGTAATCTCGCGCTTGGGCTCGCCTTTGTAGCGAATCTTACCCGAGCCACTTACGTTGGCTTTCAGCGATTCGGTAACGTGAATTTCTGCATCGCCCGAGCCGCTGATGGCAACCCGTATCTCCTTGCTTGTCAGCCCCGCGGCAAGTAGCCTTCCTGAGCCGCTAATGGTAAAATCACATTCGTCAGCGCTGCCCGAAAGCGTTAGTTTGCCCGAGCCTGAATTATCTACGACAACAGTACCGCCGGCTACCACGCCTTCCATGCTGCCCGAACCGCTTTGGGTCAGGCGGATTCTATCGGCTTTGAGGCTTTCTTGCCAATAAATGCGAGATGCTCCCGAACTGTTGATTTCGTTCAGTTCGCGGTAAGTAACTACAATATCTACGCGGTAGCTGCTGCGCCAACCCGTTCGCGGTTTGGTGCCGATAGCAAGACTGTTGCCGCTTACTTCGGTTTCAATATCCTGTAAGTCAATGCCTTCGGCAGAGATGCTGACGCTTTCCCTGTTGCCTTTTTGCAGGGTTACGTGGAACGAACCATTGACAGATAAACGATTAAAAGCCTCTAAATTGCGCTCCTCTTTTTTCTGCGCAAATGCAATGACAGCGGCAAACAAATAAATGCCTATGATGCTGATGAGTGATTTCATAAGGAATGTGTGATAAAGTTTGCCTAATGACAACAGGAGATTGTACGGAGTTGCATCATCAGGTAAAAAAATCACACGTACCGATAGCAGCATTTTAT
Coding sequences within it:
- a CDS encoding (Fe-S)-binding protein gives rise to the protein MENGTLQIPVMAELAAQGKTPEVLFWVGCAGSFDDRYKRVTSAMVKILNKVNVSFAVLGTEESCTGDPAKRAGNEFLFQMQALSNIQVLNGYGIKKVVTACPHCFNTIKNEYPSLGGNYEVLHHSEFLQQLINQGKIRMKEGGSFKGKKITYHDSCYLGRANDIYEAPRQVLEALDAELVEMRRCRSKGLCCGAGGAQMFKEAEHGKKEINIERVEEALNTGAEVIAAACPFCMTMMSDGVKNKNREGEVKVLDLAELIEAGL
- a CDS encoding head GIN domain-containing protein, with translation MKSLISIIGIYLFAAVIAFAQKKEERNLEAFNRLSVNGSFHVTLQKGNRESVSISAEGIDLQDIETEVSGNSLAIGTKPRTGWRSSYRVDIVVTYRELNEINSSGASRIYWQESLKADRIRLTQSGSGSMEGVVAGGTVVVDNSGSGKLTLSGSADECDFTISGSGRLLAAGLTSKEIRVAISGSGDAEIHVTESLKANVSGSGKIRYKGEPKREITNVSGSGSVRKM
- a CDS encoding dihydrofolate reductase; translated protein: MRISAIVAVADNGVIGQDGRLPWHLPADLQYFKRLTMGHHILMGRKTFESIGKPLPGRKSLVISRNVNLELPGAAVFTNIPDAICEAQKNGEDELFVIGGAEIFAAAMPYLHRLYLTHVHTEATGDVYMPPIGDDWVEIQRESHRADEKNTYPYTFVTLVRNFS